gggacccatggcaggccggcgggccctgttgactcgccgccgaggggtcttggatatgagttcgcggatgtgtgctccggctggctagttgccccggccgggacccaagagacaggccgacaggctgcgtcggttaggctgtctaagtcgttgacttgcttgtggatatctttgaccttgctcagtatgttgactcggtcagagggtgcagaatatgccccatcattagCATATGCTATAGGTGTggacatgataagttataaatggatataatcttttgtatttaaatatttatatttaatatttcacattctgcacaaatttatctccgatctttttaggataaaaaaattcttttttttaaagaactttgataaaaatttattgactttttatgataagaagttggggctaaaaaaatatggtattagtaaatatttgttaaaattcattctttttatgataaaaaattgcagctaaaaaatatgttattagtaaatatttgtaaattaacataattaatttctcggtaaaaaaattcaaaaaaaaaattcaaaaaaaatacaCATTTTGTTACTTCTTacgattttattttttatttatttctctaatcaaaatacacattaaggagaaacatgaaaaataagtgaattgtcaatttaaattctataaataatacactaaaaagtaaaactctaaaaataccgtgcatatattgcacgagTTCTGTATtagtaactctataaataccgcacattcattgcgcgggatttAAACTAGTTTATCACCACATCTGATACAAATGATGGATGCAACGACTTATCTTGTCATTACTAGGATACGACGAATATCACGTCCCGACTCACCAAACCGTGCCCACACGCTTGTCTTTTAGATATAGAGTATAGGTATAGATTCAAATAGAAAGAGGTCTGCCTTTTGGGGTTAGAGGATTGAAAAAAAATGGCAAAAGAATTGATATAAGTTTCAACTCTCGATCTTAAATGTAAACCGCTGAACcaccccactcggtcgagtacatgtaGCACTCGGTTGAGTGAGTGAGTGAGTGAGATATTCGACCGAGTGCTACATGTACTTGACTGATTGAGTGACACCAGATAGGTCGAGTAAACACCGTTAAAAAAAACATGATTGTGTAGACACGGAGGGTCTTTCATAAAATCTTCTAAAAAAAGGGGTATTACAATTGCAAATTTTCTATAGTTAAGATGTGATTCAAAAGGGTGCCATGAACATCGACAAGAAATGAAAGAGACCTCATCATTTCCTTCCTGAGCAGGTTTCGGCTATCAAGTTTGTTCGGAGATGGCTTAATACTAAACTATTGACTTGAAATTAAAGAGAATTCGTTCATTTTCTGCTTAAGTTGGTGCTTGGTTATGCGCTTTAATAATAAAGTATATTTCAAAGTGACATTATAACGTAACTATCTTATATATTTCTGAGTGACTTGAGCTCAATTGTTACATACATTAGCATTTTTCCTGTAAATAACGAAGCTTGTTTTAGGGATGAGTTGCCTTAGTTGGTGTCAAGATGAACATTTTAACATCGTGCGGATTCACTTGAGCAGAAAGTTCGCCTCGCACTGGCCATAAGGTTCTTTGCTGCAAGATAAGCACAAGCTTTGTATTAGCCTATTAGGTTTCACAACAATACTACCTCCGACTCTTTAAAATTACCTCAATTTTCATGAGGATGATTTTAAAAAATAGGGCAAAAAAAAGGGAGTaaaaaaatcattttcaaaatttcaataaTCGTACCCTCAAGCCtagaattgatttttttttgtgttgataaggagtatcccctaccgacagttGGGGAAATCTCCTTGGGATACTGaggagtcgtttggttgcatGTAAGAATTTTCATTGCCTAGGAAGTGATAAATCACATgattttagaattcatgtgaattagaaaatgttgtttggttgcatataggaattggaattcatgtaggcattccaACTTACCTAGGGGGaactaggtaagcaacttcctccattataGAGGAATTAGAATTCATGGGaagttccaattcatgtgaattgaggTAACCAAACAAGTCCCCCATTTTGTAATTCACACGAATTGTACTTCCTGTGTTTTTTAGTGGATAACCAAACAACCCCTGAAGCTaatttggctttttcattcgcaagagtcatgAATCGAACCTAGAATTGAATACTACATATTACTCCCTCCGGCTTgctgttttcttcccatttcagtataatactcctcacatatattagagaaacggGAAGAAAAATAAAAGCTAAAGGGAGTATTACTCAGTAAATAAATACAAGACCAAATTGGGTAGCGCTTACCGTCCATAAATCCCGAACATCAACGCTAACTGTTGGTGGTATGTATACATCCTTCAAATCAACTGAAATAGTCGCTGGTGAAGGACCTTTATTCCAGAAAACAATCGCCACCCTCGTATTTGCTAATGGACCACCCCACACCtgaaatattttcaaaataaaatgatatgtatataaaatgaTACTAAAAAAATGTGATGACTGCTTAggaatattttttttatatacacGATATACCACATCATCGTACACTCAATCAATAAGAAGACTGATTTTAAGAGCATTTTCGGTAAATAGCTACAATAAAAAGAATCTACAATGAAAATCTTAATAATTATTTCGGGTGTACCACGTCATTGTACATTACATGTACCTAAGAATAAATTTTACCCCATATCTACTTAGTATAAAAGCCGAGTTTTTTAAAACTTTCTAATTGGTCAAGAGATTTAAGGAAACATGTTTAGTGGTGGACCCTGtttgaaaaaaataaataaattaatttcaaTTGCACGTGCACCTGCACTTTAAATTTTAAGAAATTACTTTACAATACCCAACAAAAAATCTACTTTTGATTTTGTACAAATTTAAGTCAACAAATAAAATTAACTTGCAAAAAGAAAATCGATTTTTGAATAGAAATAATATAATGTGATTTTAGATTATGTACTGTATAATACTCCCttcaattcacaataaacctcccatttcattttgccacaaaattaaggaaacataataccccaccatataattaaatttggaccacacaaatacactaccccaccatacaattaaatttggaccacacaaacatttaccaaaaaaggaaatagggaggttattgtgaataaccgaaaaaggaaatagggaggtttattgtaAATTGGAGGAAGTACATAGTTTACAATTTTTTAAGTAATTTTACTCTTCAATCTGTCCAGAGTAATCTATTTTTTTTATATCTAGTTTAGTGTCTTTATGAACATGATGTTTACTCTTTTCACGTTTCTTAGTAAAATTCATTATTAAAAATGCCCGTGTATTTTTCCACGATTAAAACTAGTTTATATTATTACCTTCTTTCAAATTGTAACTTTTTTTTTTGCCAATTTACACATACATGTTACAACTTATTCGAATATAATCTGAAAATAGCTCAATAAAAGTTGAAACAAGCActatacggagtaatattttaCATAAGTTGATAATATTACCTCAAGATCACCGTTTTTCTTAATCTTTCTTCCTTGAATTCCTACTTCATCTGGTGAATAAAAGATGTTATAAACTTCACAAGTTCTATGTAAGATCTTAGCATACATTTGTATCCTCATTACCTTGATTGACGGAAATGACATCCTTGTTGCTTAGTATTTCCAAAGTTACTTCATCCATTGACCGCAAgtcacaaccaatcaacaatggAGCCTACGACAAATCAAACATTTTTAAATATATAACCGCGTTCACAACTAATTAGGTAAAGTCGTTTTACATTAAGTTAATAAAGGAAATTTAAAGCCTCTTGGCGAATATTTTGACATTTATGCCTTTGATCGGAAATTAATTTCACAAGAAATAAAGGATACGAAATGTAAGATATTCCGTAAAATTTGAACATATTACAATCAAAATATACGGAGTACCCAGCAAACTAAGTTACCTTGGCTAATGCCCATATGCTAAAGTGAGATCGATACTCGGCCGTTGTCATTCCTCCATTGCCTACTTCAAGCATGTCTGGGTCTGTACGCATTATAAGAATAATAAGATTGGTTTCAGAATGATATTATCATATACTCCGTACTAAATACGATAATTTGTTTAAAATTCAAACCAGATGAATTTAATTGTTACCGTTCCATCCTCCCGGACTAGCTGCTGGGTGCCATCTGTCATTTTCATCTGCTATCGTTACCATCCTGAAGCATAATATTCCAGATTATTAGGATTTAGGCATTAGCTATAGCTATGATGATTTGTATTAAATTACGCGATAGAGGCCTTAAATTTATGTGGTCACAGCGCTACACTAAAATGGACCGTTTCTCTTAAGTTTTTGTGTTTCCTTATTTACCTATTCCAATTATCTTGAATATCAGTTGTTGTTCTCCAACTATTGCCAACACCTCTTGCCCACATTGCTGGATCTTCTTCTCCCCTGTTTATCAATAATTATTTTTTTAAACAATATCGAGTTGTCGACCATGATCAATGATAAACATACAGTACAGAAGTGAAGTACCTTAATAAAATGTCCTAAAACAAGGAAAAAATTCTCCTACATTtagtacacaaattctcatttgtgctGGTCACAAGCCTTTGACCTCTCACACCGATTAAAGTAGTAGTAAATGAGAGAGAACTAAGAAGGTTGTGAAatgtcacaaacttgtgacggttACAAGAGAAATTTATTGCAGTTAGTAACTTACCATTCACATAACGAAAAGAATATTTCTCTGCCACTgttctttaaggccatactcatCACAGGGTACCTATATAAATAGAGACAGCATAATCCACCattaaaatttaaaatatttTGTCATTTGATTTGTTATGTTCCGTTCTTTTGAACTGAAACGGTTTTGAATTAAAATGAACTATACTAAATACCTTTCTTTTGCACTTATACCCTTGTTTTCACAGTTGTCATACTTCAAGTAATCAATACCCTGTTCATTTTCATAACAATTACAAGTAGTAGTTTATTTGTTAGAATTCGCAAAATAATCCAAAAAAAAATCGAGTTTTTCTTATAGCATTACTCGTTCACCTATGTTAAGTGGCCAAAAACATACTTGGTAGATCAATTATAAAAATAGAAAATTAAAAAAGGGAGCAAAAATGACAGACCCATGAAGCAAAGGTCTTTGCATCCTGATCTTCATGGTAAAGTGATCCTGGCATGGTCTTACTGCACGTTTGAACTCTATAGAGCAGATGAAACATAAATTATTTCGACCATGGAATTTGTAGTTTCTTTCGtttaactttgattaaaatacctcgTGAACATTTTTAATACGTGTAATAAATTGACGGGACAGAGAGAATATAAATGTACCCTGCATCAGAGTAAATTCCGAGTTTAAGTCCTTTGCTATGAACATAATCTGCTAATGCTTTCATTCCTGATGGAAATCTTGAAGCTTTCGGAACCAAAAATCCCTGAAACATTTAATTCATGAATCAATTAAGTCCTTTGCTATGATCTTGTTTATTGACATAGGTCTAAACCATAAACCATCCGCCGAAGTAAAAACAATATTTTCGAATTTTAATATAGTATATATCCAAGTAAAATATTTAAGTCGAGAATTGAGAAGAAGAGAGTAAATTAACAATGCACCTGAGAATCTCTGTTTTGTTCTGCCCAGCAATCATCTGATATAGATCCATGAAAACCCAACTAAGTAAATCAATTTATTTACCATGCTAAGAAGAATGACTGTGTAGCCAAAACGATAATTAAGACGACTACTCCTTCTATTCCGGTAATTTTTGTACGTTTTTCTTAGTTGGTTGTCTTGGCCATTCTTACGTTCTTATTTTATCTAAAGGTCTTTTTTCGTGTCATTACTTGTTCactttttgtattttataagcatCTGTTTCACGGTTCCTTGATTTTGTGTCAAAAGTAAAGACGAAAGAGGTAACGGAATAAACATACCTATGTTAATGTACTTGTATCCTAGGGCTGCTAGTCCTTTGGACACCATAGCATCAgctacaattaaaaaaaaaaaaaaaaaaagcttacggagtgagtacgctcggtaccaagccggagccctcagtttgttcatctttacaggagaggccgagaggaagagacaagcaaagacgtcattcaacaagcttacgtggtcacaaacactgctccgaaattacacccggaacaattgtcACTTAGCTAAACCTAAGGATTCGAACGATTAATACTCTTCCTAGCTcctcgtgggatcgaccctcaatagtgtacaacgacaatcgtgcacttgcgaggtataattTGATAACCATCAAAGTCCATCTCCCAACATGGcttcacaatcacaaccacaacaaccacctCCGTCACCATGAACAACATGATAATAGAAATAACACaaacatataataataatatcacaACCATCTCATAATTAATCATACAactaaactgagtagggaaatcctacctttaGAGAATCCATGCAATCGCAGCCAATCATATAAATGCATAACGAGTACCAAAACCGTCACCTACGACAAACAACTAGACTATTTTATAATCAACATTTATCACTACATCTGATACCAATGATGATTGTAGCGACTTATCTTGTCATTACTAGGATACGTTGGATATCACGTCCCAACTCGCCAAACCCGTGCCCACACGCTTGTCTTTTAGATATAGAGTATAGGTATAGATTAGAGAAGAAGGAAAAACAAATAGAAAGAGGCCTGCCTTTTAGGGTTAGAGGagtaaaagaaatggcaaaagaattGATATAAGTTTCGACTCTCGATCTTAAATGTAAACCGTTGAACcaccccactcggtcgagtacatgtagcactcggtcgagtgagtgggatacttgaccgagtactacatatactcgaccgagtaacaccAGACAGGTCGAGTAAACACCGTAAAACATCTCAACTGGGTCTACCAACACTCCCCACCCccaccaaccaaccaacaatgaTTCCATAGACACGAAGGGTCTTTCATAAAATCTTCTAAAAATGGGTATTACAATTGCAAATTTTCAATAGTTAAGATGTGATTCGAAAAGGTGCCATGAACATCGACAAGAAATCGAAGAGACCTCATCATTTCCTTCCTGAGCAGGTTTCGGCTATCAAGTTTGTTCGGAGCTGGCTTAATACTAAACTATTGACTTGAAATTAAAGAGAATTCGTTCATTTTCTGCTTAAGTTGGTGCTTGGTTATGCGctttaataataaaatatattTCAAAGTGACATTATAACGTAACTATCTTATATATTTCTGAGTGACTTGAGCTCAATTGTTACATACATTAGCATTTTTGCTGTAAATAACGAAGCTTGTTTTAGGGATGAGTTGCCTTAGTTGGTGTCAAGATGAACATTTTAACATCGTGCGGATTCACTTGAGCAGAAAGTTCGCCTCGCACTGGCCATAAGGTTCTTTGCTGCAAGATAAGCACAAGCTTTGTATTAGCCTATTAGGTTTCACAACAATACTACCTCCGACTCTTCAAAATTACCTCAATTTTAAAATTCATGAGGAGGATTTTAAAAACTAGGTCAaataaaaaaaagggaagaaagggAGTAAAAaactcattttcaaaattttaataaTCGTATCCTCAAGCCTAGAATTGATGACTATACTAGTTTTACGCCTGTGCCGAAATTGCACGGTCTGCTTTGATAAAATTTGTTAAacatatactccgtattttattgtCAGAAAATCCACAATTAGGTATTATATTATGACATATTTGAAAATTTTGACTGTGAGTTATATTTTTAATTTAAGAGAATGTAAACAATTGGCTaaatttttcgttttttttttcacgttCACAATTATTTGTTAACATATGCTTTGTATATTGTAATGTATATTTATGTGCACAAAAACttcggagagacggtctctcaatagcgttattgagagacctctcacatgatggggtgaaGGACCTACTGAATTTATTTTTTCTcaattatgtctcccactaaattagtgggagacggtctccCATGAGACCTACTGATGTATGTGTTAGATAATGGTTGTATGTTGTATTGAGGGAGGAAAGAAATTAAATCATTTAACACCAACTACTTGCCATAAGGACcacttttaaaaaaaattctttttcCTAAATTTAAGGGTCAGTAAGAGAGTTCTAAAGAACTTAACTTTTATACTATTTGGATATTATTACTCCTTAATTAAAGACAAGACCAAATTAGGAAGCGCTTACCGTCCATAAATCCCGAACATCAACGCTAACTGTTGGTGGTATGTATACATCCTTCAAATCAACGGAAATAGTCGCTGGTGAAGGACCTTTATTCCAGAAAACAATCGCCACCCTCGTATTTGCTAATGGACCACCCCACACCtgaaatattttcaaaataaaatgatCTGTATATAAAATGATACTGAAAAATGTGATGACTGCTTAggaatattttttttatatactcGGTATACCACATCACCGTACACTCAATCGATGAAAAGATTGATTTTAAGAGCATTTTCGGCAAATAACTACATTTAAAAAAATCTATATAGAAAATCTTAATAATTACTTCGTGTGTAGCACGTTATTGTACATTAGATGTACCTAAGAATAAATTCTACTTCATATATTATATCACTAGTTGAGATCTCGTGCTAAAACACGGTATTTGTAAGGGTTATATTAATTGAGCTTTAATTTTTACATAAATGAGTTGTAGTTATAATAGTATGTTGTGATGTACTGATTataatgttagtaatattattaaaaaaaaagtttattattcaagggacttttagattaagttatttttatatgaacctatttttattattaaaaataatgataGCATTCTAGATCTTTTTATGAAAAGAATATATAAAAAAGcacaaaataacaataataatatcacATTTATATATTGGACATTAAAACAAGTTAGCTTGTATAGTTGTATAAGATGGAAAGATTAAAAAGAGCGAAGTTGACAcgttttatttatataatcagTTGGTTTTTTACTTAGCTTTAATCAAACTTAGTTTCAATGtcaaaatttatttatacatCATAGCTAATTTTTGTACGTTATTTAAAATGGCAAAATTAATTTATACATCATAaaattttggagattttatttgtattaattatacTTTATACTCTATATTATACTTTATACAAACACTATAATGTTTGAAGTTAGAACTTTTCTGTGTATAGAAATATAGAATACTGAATATTTTATTTGTAGCAAAGACGATTGCACATATAGTTATGtaaattctattattattattaattaaggtaatattaatataaaatatCAATGTTTGGGGCCCATCGAATTTCTTTTTTACAAGAAAAATTATACTTACACATTGAAATtgagttttcttattcttttagtttagtggggattACCTTCTTTGAATTTGGTAACCAATTTTAACTTTTTTTTGCCAATTTACACATACATATTTTACATAAGTTGATAATATTACCTCAAGATCACCGTTTTTCTTAATCTTTCTTCCTTGAATTCCTACTTCATCTGGTGAATAAAAGATGTTATAAACTTCACAAGTTCTATGTAAGATCTTAGCATACATTTGTATCCTCATTACCTTGATTGACGGAAATGACATCCTTGTTGCTTAGTATTTCCAAAGTTACTTCATCCATTGACCGCAAgtcacaaccaatcaacaatggAGCCTACGACAAATCAAATATTTTTAAATATATAACCGCGTT
The Silene latifolia isolate original U9 population chromosome 11, ASM4854445v1, whole genome shotgun sequence genome window above contains:
- the LOC141612705 gene encoding alpha-galactosidase-like, with the protein product MVSKGLAALGYKYINIDDCWAEQNRDSQGFLVPKASRFPSGMKALADYVHSKGLKLGIYSDAGVQTCSKTMPGSLYHEDQDAKTFASWGIDYLKYDNCENKGISAKERYPVMSMALKNSGREIFFSLCEWGEEDPAMWARGVGNSWRTTTDIQDNWNRMVTIADENDRWHPAASPGGWNDPDMLEVGNGGMTTAEYRSHFSIWALAKAPLLIGCDLRSMDEVTLEILSNKDVISVNQDEVGIQGRKIKKNGDLEVWGGPLANTRVAIVFWNKGPSPATISVDLKDVYIPPTVSVDVRDLWTQRTLWPVRGELSAQVNPHDVKMFILTPTKATHP